A genomic segment from Halorubrum depositum encodes:
- a CDS encoding thiol-disulfide oxidoreductase DCC family protein, with protein sequence MAAEPPDADAIVLFDGVCNLCSGFVQFILPRDDEAKYRFASLQSDVGQALLAEHDLPSDELESVVLIEDGESYVKSSAIIQIATGLGGAYRLLSPFRYVPRSLRDRIYDFVADHRYRWFGKKDRCMMPSGDVESRFLE encoded by the coding sequence ATGGCCGCAGAGCCCCCGGACGCCGACGCGATCGTCCTCTTCGACGGCGTCTGTAACCTCTGTAGCGGATTCGTGCAGTTCATCCTCCCCCGCGACGACGAGGCGAAGTACCGCTTCGCCTCCCTCCAGTCCGACGTCGGGCAGGCGCTGCTTGCCGAACACGACCTCCCGAGCGACGAACTCGAGTCGGTCGTCCTGATCGAAGACGGAGAGAGCTACGTGAAGTCGTCGGCGATCATCCAGATCGCGACGGGGTTGGGCGGTGCGTATCGGCTCCTCTCGCCGTTCCGGTACGTTCCCCGATCGCTCCGCGACCGGATCTACGACTTCGTCGCCGACCACCGATACCGGTGGTTCGGTAAGAAGGACCGGTGCATGATGCCGTCCGGAGATGTCGAGTCGCGGTTCTTGGAGTGA
- a CDS encoding HTTM domain-containing protein, whose amino-acid sequence MERTPSTDTARSRLSNALSRLSAALAARVAVDLRALAAFRIGLGALLLADLARRSRWLTAFYTDYGVLPRRALFADYSTTPLPHTLSGEPWAAALLFAVAGAFALALLVGYRTRLMAVVSWLLLLSLHARNPMVLNAGDSLLRMLLFWSVFLPLGARWSVDAARRADARVGTGSDADSAAESGVGPRAESDAGSETPGPSGPAVASVATMAVLLQMLLMYVTNAVHKREGDLWMSGEAVAYVMQADHFTYLLGNHVADFPGLLRALTFLWIGLLFASPLLLLLTGIPRAAIASLFVGMHLGMAVTMRIDLFPIVVVVGFIPFFQTPAWDAAERAVDRLGWSKPLVRWRSRLESRARDVPSLPRRPSLPRRGSFARPTAPEPLDGLRSADLTAGLARGRVLFSTVLPYVFLVLILLSGAQAVDYAEVPDPGEDVLDAVEMDQSWRMFAPDPTHTTRWFVAPGTLENGTERDVLRDATVDFDRPARAEATYPTSRWRKYLTNVYSADNENHRSYLANHLCEEWNRTHETGVENVTVYQLYERTDPYNGTVEAGGRVELIEYDCSGEFVQNE is encoded by the coding sequence ATGGAACGAACGCCCTCCACCGACACCGCTCGGTCGCGACTCTCGAACGCCCTCAGTCGGCTCTCCGCGGCGCTCGCCGCGCGCGTCGCGGTCGACCTGCGCGCGCTCGCCGCCTTCCGGATCGGGCTCGGGGCGCTGTTGCTCGCCGACCTCGCCCGGCGCTCGCGGTGGCTGACCGCCTTCTACACGGACTACGGCGTGCTCCCCCGACGAGCGCTCTTCGCGGACTACTCGACGACCCCGTTGCCGCACACGCTCTCGGGCGAGCCGTGGGCCGCGGCGTTGCTGTTCGCCGTCGCCGGCGCGTTCGCCCTCGCGCTGCTCGTCGGGTACCGAACGCGACTCATGGCGGTCGTCTCGTGGCTGCTGCTGCTCTCGCTGCACGCCCGGAACCCGATGGTGTTGAACGCGGGCGACAGCCTGCTGCGCATGCTGCTCTTCTGGAGCGTCTTCCTCCCGCTCGGCGCGCGCTGGTCGGTCGACGCCGCCCGGCGGGCGGACGCGCGGGTCGGTACGGGATCGGACGCCGATTCCGCGGCGGAAAGCGGCGTCGGGCCTCGGGCGGAGAGCGACGCCGGGTCCGAGACGCCGGGTCCGAGCGGTCCCGCCGTGGCGAGCGTCGCCACGATGGCGGTCCTGCTGCAGATGCTACTGATGTACGTGACGAACGCCGTCCACAAGCGGGAGGGCGACCTCTGGATGAGCGGCGAGGCCGTCGCGTACGTCATGCAGGCCGACCACTTCACCTATCTGCTCGGCAACCACGTCGCCGATTTCCCCGGCCTGCTGCGCGCGCTCACGTTTCTGTGGATCGGGCTGCTGTTCGCGTCGCCGCTGCTGCTCCTGCTCACCGGGATTCCGCGCGCTGCGATCGCCTCGCTGTTCGTCGGGATGCACCTCGGGATGGCGGTCACGATGCGGATCGACCTGTTTCCGATCGTCGTCGTCGTCGGCTTCATTCCGTTCTTCCAGACGCCCGCGTGGGACGCCGCCGAGCGCGCGGTCGACCGTCTGGGGTGGTCGAAACCGCTCGTGCGCTGGCGCTCCCGCCTCGAATCCCGGGCGAGAGACGTTCCGTCGCTTCCCCGACGCCCGTCGCTCCCTCGACGCGGATCGTTCGCCCGCCCGACCGCGCCGGAGCCCCTCGACGGCCTTCGCAGCGCGGACCTCACCGCGGGCCTCGCCCGCGGACGCGTCCTCTTCTCGACGGTCCTCCCGTACGTCTTCCTCGTGTTGATCCTCCTCTCGGGCGCGCAGGCGGTCGACTACGCCGAGGTCCCCGACCCCGGCGAGGACGTCTTGGACGCCGTCGAGATGGACCAGTCGTGGCGGATGTTCGCGCCCGACCCCACCCACACGACGCGGTGGTTCGTCGCGCCCGGGACCCTCGAGAACGGAACCGAACGGGACGTGCTCAGAGACGCGACGGTCGATTTCGACCGCCCGGCGCGCGCGGAGGCCACCTATCCGACCTCGCGCTGGCGGAAGTACCTCACGAACGTCTACTCCGCCGACAACGAGAACCACCGCTCGTACCTCGCGAACCACCTCTGTGAGGAGTGGAACCGGACCCACGAGACGGGCGTCGAGAACGTGACCGTCTACCAGCTGTACGAGCGGACCGACCCCTACAACGGAACCGTCGAGGCCGGGGGCAGGGTCGAGCTGATCGAGTACGACTGCTCGGGCGAGTTCGTCCAGAACGAGTGA